A stretch of Cicer arietinum cultivar CDC Frontier isolate Library 1 chromosome 5, Cicar.CDCFrontier_v2.0, whole genome shotgun sequence DNA encodes these proteins:
- the LOC101505352 gene encoding B3 domain-containing transcription repressor VAL1 isoform X2, whose amino-acid sequence MGSDIGIVNGSCVHEWKKGWPLRSGGFVQLCFKFMEEWKCDIMDSLSAFENTVFCNKFHRQQTGWRECNFCNKPIHCGCVVSRSLFEYLDFGGIGCVSCVNSPQLNMMRNTENPNWSVSLTQNNARDMHSAHFDGRMFVGNNVDEGKLMQLCRVVEASESIRSNHPPRDGVISCNGKNNQEVKHSFREGDAGFSNTMKPSVQSLTFATLENNLPTWEIKNMHESNVKPSLNMCLGNPSGSNFFPPSTGENIEGRLEGKITPPFHQGPRSRPILPKLLKTGLTMNVETEKGMVSQSRIARPPADGRGKSQLLPRYWPRITDQELERLSGDLKSTVVPLFEKVLSASDAGRIGRLVLPKACAEAYFPPISHSEGLPLRVQDVKGNEWTFQFRFWPNNNSRMYVLEGVTPCIQSMDLRAGDTVTFSRIDPGEKLVMGFRKATNSIDAQDASTSAHSNGISAKGATFSGGPENLPSESNCADLLRPTKGNGELHLNGHPEPMHLGTGAASLLKTENGDMTNNNSLDQKISALEKKRTRNIGLKSKRLIIGNDDAMELTLTWEEAQDLLRPPPSVKPSIVMIEDQVFEEYDEPPVFGKRTIFSGSSSGGKEQWAQCDDCSKWRKLPVDVLLPPKWSCSENVWDTSRSSCSAPDELSPRELENLLKTSKDFKKRRIVENSKLIQEHEPSGLDALASVAVLGENLIDPADSSAGATTKHPRHRPGCSCIVCIQPPSGKGRHKPTCTCNVCTTVKRRFKTLMLRKKKRQSEREADAAAKKDLIRKRDESDTNGASRHKAKSSFEKEGGLNRGKAEVGESSAGQIDLNCHPNREDSQVDNNAKLSMSSHHLENMNQNGGLTQSNGESKRNLSDERCIASIVWNKERRDEVYKNSNESQNNMS is encoded by the exons ATGGGTTCTGACATTGGCATCGTAAATGGTTCGTGTGTTCATGAATGGAAGAAGGGTTGGCCTCTACGATCTGGTGGATTCGTTCAACTTTGCTTCAA ATTTATGGAGGAATGGAAGTGTGACATCATGGACTCATT ATCTGCCTTTGAGAATACAGTTTTCTGTAATAAATTCCATCGCCAACAAACCGGTTGGCGTGAGTGTAACTTTTGCAACAAG CCTATCCACTGTGGATGTGTAGTATCCAGATCTTTGTTCGAGTATCTCGACTTTGGCGGTATAGGTTGTGTTAGCTGTGTAAATAGTCCCCAACTTAATATG ATGAGGAACACCGAAAATCCTAACTGGTCTGTTTCATTGACCCAAAATAATGCAAGGGATATGCATTCTGCTCATTTTGATGGCAGAATGTTTGTCGGTAACAATGTTGATGAAGGAAAACTCATGCAACTATGCAGAGTTGTTGAAGCTAGTGAATCCATCCGCTCAAATCATCCTCCGAGAGATGGTGTGATTTCATGTAACGGGAAAAACAATCAAGAAGTTAAGCATTCATTCAGGGAAGGGGATGCTGGATTTTCAAATACGATGAAACCATCTGTTCAGTCATTAACTTTTGCTACATTAGAAAATAATCTACCAACATGGGAGATTAAAAACATGCATGAATCAAACGTGAAGCCGTCTTTGAATATGTGTTTGGGAAATCCATCGGGGAGCAACTTTTTCCCACCTTCTACTGGAGAGAATATAGAAGGAAGACTTGAGGGAAAAATAACTCCTCCCTTTCATCAAGGGCCGAGATCTCGCCCTATATTGCCTAAATTGTTGAAGACTGGTCTTACCATGAATGTCGAAACTGAAAAAGGGATGGTTTCTCAATCACGTATTGCTCGGCCTCCTGCTGACGGGAGGGGCAAGAGTCAATTACTTCCTAGATACTGGCCTAGGATTACTGATCAGGAGCTCGAGCGATTGTCTGGAGA TTTGAAGTCCACTGTAGTGCCATTGTTTGAGAAAGTGTTAAGTGCCAGTGATGCAGGTCGGATTGGTCGGCTAGTTCTCCCAAAAGCCTGTGCTGAG GCTTATTTTCCTCCTATTTCACATTCTGAAGGTCTTCCTTTGCGTGTCCAAGACGTGAAGGGGAATGAATGGACTTTTCAGTTCAGATTTTGGCCTAATAACAACAGCAGGATGTATGTATTGGAGGGTGTGACTCCTTGCATACAGTCCATGGATTTACGCGCTGGTGATACTG TCACATTTAGTCGGATAGATCCTGGGGAAAAACTTGTTATGGGTTTCAGAAAGGCAACAAATTCTATAGATGCACAG GATGCTTCTACATCTGCACATTCTAATGGCATTTCAGCCAAGGGAGCCACCTTTTCTGGTGGACCTGAGAATCTTCCGTCCGAAAGTAATTGTGCCGATCTACTCCGTCCAACAAAAGGGAACGGTGAACTTCACTTAAATGGACATCCAGAACCTATGCATTTGGGTACCGGAGCTGCTAGTTTGCTTAAAACTGAAAATGGCGACATGACAAACAATAACTCACTGGATCAAAAAATTTCGGCTTTAGAGAAGAAGAGGACTCGAAATATTGGCCTTAAAAGTAAGAGATTGATCATTGGCAATGATGATGCTATGGAGTTGACACTTACATGGGAAGAAGCGCAGGACTTGCTTCGTCCGCCACCTAGTGTCAAGCCAAGTATTGTCATGATTGAGGATCAAGTATTTGAAGAATATGAT GAACCCCCGGTTTTTGGAAAGAGAACAATATTCAGCGGCAGTTCATCTGG GGGGAAGGAACAATGGGCTCAATGTGATGATTGCTCTAAATGGAGGAAGTTGCCAGTTGATGTTCTTCTTCCTCCCAAGTGGTCATGTTCTGAAAATGTTTGGGATACAAGCAG ATCTTCATGTTCTGCACCAGATGAGCTGAGCCCAAGAGAATTAGAAAATCTTTTGAAAACCAGCAAAG ATTTTAAGAAGCGGCGAATTGTAGAAAACAGCAAGTTGATCCAAGAACATGAGCCTTCTGGCTTAGATGCTCTTGCCAGCGTAGCAGTTTTAGGGGAAAATCTCATCGATCCTGCTGATTCCTCAGCTGGAGCCACCACTAAACATCCCAGACACCGTCCTGGCTGCTCTTGTATCGTGTGCATTCAGCCCCCAAGTGGAAAAGGGAGACACAAGCCAACATGTACATGCAATGTGTGCACGACGGTGAAGCGtcggttcaaaaccctaatgcTACGTAAGAAGAAACGCCAATCGGAACGTGAAGCAGATGCTGCCGCCAAGAAAGATCTCATTCGCAAAAGAGACGAGTCAGATACCAACGGAGCATCGAGACATAAAGCAAAAAGTTCTTTTGAAAAAGAGGGAGGACTAAATAGAGGCAAAGCCGAGGTTGGCGAGTCAAGTGCTGGACAGATAGACCTGAATTGTCATCCCAATCGCGAAGACTCGCAAGTGGATAATAACGCGAAACTTAGCATGTCCAGTCATCATCTTGAAAATATGAACCAAAATGGTGGTCTCACTCAATCTAATGGTGAAAGTAAGAGAAACTTATCTGATGAAAGATGCATTGCATCCATTGTCTGGAACAAAGAAAGAAGAGATGAAGTATACAAAAACTCAAATGAAAGTCAAAACAATATGTCTTAg
- the LOC101505352 gene encoding B3 domain-containing transcription repressor VAL1 isoform X1: MGSDIGIVNGSCVHEWKKGWPLRSGGFVQLCFKCGFMEEWKCDIMDSLSAFENTVFCNKFHRQQTGWRECNFCNKPIHCGCVVSRSLFEYLDFGGIGCVSCVNSPQLNMMRNTENPNWSVSLTQNNARDMHSAHFDGRMFVGNNVDEGKLMQLCRVVEASESIRSNHPPRDGVISCNGKNNQEVKHSFREGDAGFSNTMKPSVQSLTFATLENNLPTWEIKNMHESNVKPSLNMCLGNPSGSNFFPPSTGENIEGRLEGKITPPFHQGPRSRPILPKLLKTGLTMNVETEKGMVSQSRIARPPADGRGKSQLLPRYWPRITDQELERLSGDLKSTVVPLFEKVLSASDAGRIGRLVLPKACAEAYFPPISHSEGLPLRVQDVKGNEWTFQFRFWPNNNSRMYVLEGVTPCIQSMDLRAGDTVTFSRIDPGEKLVMGFRKATNSIDAQDASTSAHSNGISAKGATFSGGPENLPSESNCADLLRPTKGNGELHLNGHPEPMHLGTGAASLLKTENGDMTNNNSLDQKISALEKKRTRNIGLKSKRLIIGNDDAMELTLTWEEAQDLLRPPPSVKPSIVMIEDQVFEEYDEPPVFGKRTIFSGSSSGGKEQWAQCDDCSKWRKLPVDVLLPPKWSCSENVWDTSRSSCSAPDELSPRELENLLKTSKDFKKRRIVENSKLIQEHEPSGLDALASVAVLGENLIDPADSSAGATTKHPRHRPGCSCIVCIQPPSGKGRHKPTCTCNVCTTVKRRFKTLMLRKKKRQSEREADAAAKKDLIRKRDESDTNGASRHKAKSSFEKEGGLNRGKAEVGESSAGQIDLNCHPNREDSQVDNNAKLSMSSHHLENMNQNGGLTQSNGESKRNLSDERCIASIVWNKERRDEVYKNSNESQNNMS, encoded by the exons ATGGGTTCTGACATTGGCATCGTAAATGGTTCGTGTGTTCATGAATGGAAGAAGGGTTGGCCTCTACGATCTGGTGGATTCGTTCAACTTTGCTTCAAGTGCGG ATTTATGGAGGAATGGAAGTGTGACATCATGGACTCATT ATCTGCCTTTGAGAATACAGTTTTCTGTAATAAATTCCATCGCCAACAAACCGGTTGGCGTGAGTGTAACTTTTGCAACAAG CCTATCCACTGTGGATGTGTAGTATCCAGATCTTTGTTCGAGTATCTCGACTTTGGCGGTATAGGTTGTGTTAGCTGTGTAAATAGTCCCCAACTTAATATG ATGAGGAACACCGAAAATCCTAACTGGTCTGTTTCATTGACCCAAAATAATGCAAGGGATATGCATTCTGCTCATTTTGATGGCAGAATGTTTGTCGGTAACAATGTTGATGAAGGAAAACTCATGCAACTATGCAGAGTTGTTGAAGCTAGTGAATCCATCCGCTCAAATCATCCTCCGAGAGATGGTGTGATTTCATGTAACGGGAAAAACAATCAAGAAGTTAAGCATTCATTCAGGGAAGGGGATGCTGGATTTTCAAATACGATGAAACCATCTGTTCAGTCATTAACTTTTGCTACATTAGAAAATAATCTACCAACATGGGAGATTAAAAACATGCATGAATCAAACGTGAAGCCGTCTTTGAATATGTGTTTGGGAAATCCATCGGGGAGCAACTTTTTCCCACCTTCTACTGGAGAGAATATAGAAGGAAGACTTGAGGGAAAAATAACTCCTCCCTTTCATCAAGGGCCGAGATCTCGCCCTATATTGCCTAAATTGTTGAAGACTGGTCTTACCATGAATGTCGAAACTGAAAAAGGGATGGTTTCTCAATCACGTATTGCTCGGCCTCCTGCTGACGGGAGGGGCAAGAGTCAATTACTTCCTAGATACTGGCCTAGGATTACTGATCAGGAGCTCGAGCGATTGTCTGGAGA TTTGAAGTCCACTGTAGTGCCATTGTTTGAGAAAGTGTTAAGTGCCAGTGATGCAGGTCGGATTGGTCGGCTAGTTCTCCCAAAAGCCTGTGCTGAG GCTTATTTTCCTCCTATTTCACATTCTGAAGGTCTTCCTTTGCGTGTCCAAGACGTGAAGGGGAATGAATGGACTTTTCAGTTCAGATTTTGGCCTAATAACAACAGCAGGATGTATGTATTGGAGGGTGTGACTCCTTGCATACAGTCCATGGATTTACGCGCTGGTGATACTG TCACATTTAGTCGGATAGATCCTGGGGAAAAACTTGTTATGGGTTTCAGAAAGGCAACAAATTCTATAGATGCACAG GATGCTTCTACATCTGCACATTCTAATGGCATTTCAGCCAAGGGAGCCACCTTTTCTGGTGGACCTGAGAATCTTCCGTCCGAAAGTAATTGTGCCGATCTACTCCGTCCAACAAAAGGGAACGGTGAACTTCACTTAAATGGACATCCAGAACCTATGCATTTGGGTACCGGAGCTGCTAGTTTGCTTAAAACTGAAAATGGCGACATGACAAACAATAACTCACTGGATCAAAAAATTTCGGCTTTAGAGAAGAAGAGGACTCGAAATATTGGCCTTAAAAGTAAGAGATTGATCATTGGCAATGATGATGCTATGGAGTTGACACTTACATGGGAAGAAGCGCAGGACTTGCTTCGTCCGCCACCTAGTGTCAAGCCAAGTATTGTCATGATTGAGGATCAAGTATTTGAAGAATATGAT GAACCCCCGGTTTTTGGAAAGAGAACAATATTCAGCGGCAGTTCATCTGG GGGGAAGGAACAATGGGCTCAATGTGATGATTGCTCTAAATGGAGGAAGTTGCCAGTTGATGTTCTTCTTCCTCCCAAGTGGTCATGTTCTGAAAATGTTTGGGATACAAGCAG ATCTTCATGTTCTGCACCAGATGAGCTGAGCCCAAGAGAATTAGAAAATCTTTTGAAAACCAGCAAAG ATTTTAAGAAGCGGCGAATTGTAGAAAACAGCAAGTTGATCCAAGAACATGAGCCTTCTGGCTTAGATGCTCTTGCCAGCGTAGCAGTTTTAGGGGAAAATCTCATCGATCCTGCTGATTCCTCAGCTGGAGCCACCACTAAACATCCCAGACACCGTCCTGGCTGCTCTTGTATCGTGTGCATTCAGCCCCCAAGTGGAAAAGGGAGACACAAGCCAACATGTACATGCAATGTGTGCACGACGGTGAAGCGtcggttcaaaaccctaatgcTACGTAAGAAGAAACGCCAATCGGAACGTGAAGCAGATGCTGCCGCCAAGAAAGATCTCATTCGCAAAAGAGACGAGTCAGATACCAACGGAGCATCGAGACATAAAGCAAAAAGTTCTTTTGAAAAAGAGGGAGGACTAAATAGAGGCAAAGCCGAGGTTGGCGAGTCAAGTGCTGGACAGATAGACCTGAATTGTCATCCCAATCGCGAAGACTCGCAAGTGGATAATAACGCGAAACTTAGCATGTCCAGTCATCATCTTGAAAATATGAACCAAAATGGTGGTCTCACTCAATCTAATGGTGAAAGTAAGAGAAACTTATCTGATGAAAGATGCATTGCATCCATTGTCTGGAACAAAGAAAGAAGAGATGAAGTATACAAAAACTCAAATGAAAGTCAAAACAATATGTCTTAg